One genomic window of Camelina sativa cultivar DH55 chromosome 5, Cs, whole genome shotgun sequence includes the following:
- the LOC104789549 gene encoding uncharacterized protein LOC104789549, which yields MESISQGWNGGQHEGPTSFVDKIVNCRRAISHWRKEQVPFGRDIIEDLKRQLEVAQADDAVGVKNTKYFQAQTKQRRARNRITGLYDKNNVWSTKDDDICSVAVSYFEDLFTSINPSNFQEALSEVKRVITEDVNDRLTTPAIVAEVRKALFLMSPDKAPGPDGMTALFFQKAWRVVKEDLVAMVNRFFEEGVFDKSLNRTHICLILKVAKPTRMAEMRPISLCNVGYKLISKIMCQQLKGVLPELVSETQSAFVPRRLISDNILIAQEMFHGLRTNPSCKGKFMAIKTDMSKAYDRVEWGFTEALLRKMGFGEIWISRIMFCVTSVEYKVLLNGQPNGRIVPERGLRQGDPLSPYLFILCTEVLVANIKRAEREKQITGIKFANKCPPITHLLFADDSLFFCKADKLGHKVDDAVRAEMQGVLGISNLGGMGSYLGLPESLGGSKTKLAWDKLCCSKQLGGLGFRNVDAFNTALLAKQLWRLIEAPDTLFARVFKGRYYRNSNPMDPIRSYSPSYGWRSITSARSFVNKGLIIRVSSGESISIWTDPWVPAQSPRPAFSKGPLKDPSLKISQLIDCHTNTWRMDRLKEFFAPEDVDLIGAIPLGSRRLDDSMGWHYTKSGKYTVKSGYEVDRRYAPQLTRVPRVGPEITPLLAAVWDVSCPPKIQHFMWQVLTGCISVSANLRRRGISCDPACVRCGAEEETINHAIFQCPPARQTCALAQVPVGPGSFPTESIYANVDHFLGSSNPGSQASVFLWLMWYIWKARNARVFENVLENPLDVIWLAEGEANVWLQAQVEVEDEDQPHAPLVPFSRQRGLTPFCPSSFTGYRCFVDGSWKATNALAGAGWFCSSTQDSRTDMGATNFRKSLSPLHAEVEALIWAMRCMIGHDYRDVVFYTDCSDLVKMVSSPHEWPAFTPYLDDIMIDQVEFSSFSLSLVSRTANVKADSLARQARLSPQHVLFVNSFPLNWLV from the exons ATGGAGTCTATTTCGCAGGGCTGGAATGGGGGACAGCATGAGGGTCCGACATCTTTTGTGGACAAGATTGTGAATTGCCGACGAGCTATATCTCATTGGCGTAAGGAGCAGGTTCCGTTTGGGCGAGACATTATTGAGGACCTCAAACGCCAGTTGGAAGTGGCCCAAGCGGATGATGCG GTGGGGgttaaaaatacaaagtatTTTCAAGCTCAAACAAAGCAGCGACGGGCTCGTAATAGGATCACTGGGCTCTACGATAAGAATAATGTTTGGTCGACTAAGGATGATGATATTTGTTCGGTGGCGGTCTCgtattttgaggatttgtttacTTCTATTAACCCGTCTAATTTTCAGGAAGCCTTAAGTGAGGTGAAAAGGGTAATAACGGAGGACGTAAACGATCGTTTAACAACTCCAGCAATAGTGGCGGAGGTCCGCAAGGCCTTATTCTTGATGTCTCCGGATAAGGCTCCGGGACCAGATGGAATGACAGCTTTGTTCTTCCAGAAGGCTTGGCGAGTGGTCAAAGAGGACCTTGTGGCTATGGTCAATCGGTTTTTTGAAGAAGGGGTTTTTGATAAAAGTCTGAATAGGACGCATATTTGCTTGATTCTGAAGGTGGCTAAGCCAACCAGGATGGCGGAAATGCGGCCTATTAGCTTGTGTAATGTGGGGTATAAGCTTATTTCGAAAATCATGTGTCAACAGTTGAAGGGAGTGTTACCTGAGCTTGTCTCAGAAACACAATCTGCTTTTGTCCCACGACGATTGATTTCGGATAACATTCTCATCGCTCAGGAGATGTTCCATGGTTTACGCACAAATCCATCGTGTAAAGGAAAATTTATGGCgatcaaaacggatatgagtaaggcgtaTGATAGGGTTGAATGGGGTTTTACTGAGGCTTTGTTACGGAAGATGGGCTTTGGGGAGATTTGGATTTCTCGGATTATGTTTTGTGTCACTTCTGTTGAATATAAGGTTCTTTTAAATGGCCAACCTAATGGTAGGATTGTTCCGGAAAGGGGATTACGGCAGGGAGACCCTTTGTCTCCTTATCTGTTTATTTTGTGCACGGAGGTCTTAGTTGCAAACATCAAGCGGGCAGAACGGGAAAAACAAATAACAGGGATTAAGTTCGCAAACAAGTGTCCGCCAATCACGCATCTGctttttgcagatgatagtctttttttCTGCAAAGCGGATAAG CTTGGTCATAAGGTGGATGATGCTGTTCGGGCAGAGATGCAGGGGGTTTTGGGGATTTCGAATTTGGGTGGGATGGGATCTTATCTCGGGTTGCCGGAGAGTCTCGGAGGGTCTAAGACAAAG TTAGCTTGGGATAAACTCTGCTGCAGTAAGCAGTTGGGGGGCTTGGGTTtcaggaatgttgatgctttcaACACGGCATTGCTGGCAAAACAATTGTGGAGGCTAATTGAGGCCCCGGATACATTGTTTGCCCGGGTTTTCAAGGGCAGGTATTATCGCAATTCCAACCCTATGGATCCGATACGCTCTTACTCTCCATCTTATGGGTGGAGAAGTATTACTTCCGCTAGATCTTTTGTTAATAAAGGCCTTATTATACGGGTCAGTTCAGGGGAGTCCATTTCGATATGGACGGATCCCTGGGTACCGGCTCAATCCCCAAGACCGGCGTTCAGCAAGGGTCCCCTTAAGGATCCTTCTCTTAAAATCTCTCAGTTAATTGATTGTCACACTAATACTTGGCGTATGGATAGGCTTAAGGAGTTTTTTGCCCCGGAAGATGTTGATCTGATAGGGGCTATTCCTTTAGGAAGTCGTCGACTAGATGACTCCATGGGTTGGCATTATACGAAATCAGGAAAGTACACTGTTAAATCTGGCTATGAAGTGGATCGTCGTTATGCTCCACAGCTTACGAGGGTCCCTAGAGTGGGTCCAGAGATAACACCTCTGCTGGCTGCTGTCTGGGATGTCTCTTGTCCAccaaaaattcaacattttatgtggcaggttttGACAGGATGTATTTCGGTATCGGCAAATCTCCGACGGCGTGGTATTTCCTGTGACCCTGCATGTGTACGGTGTGGGGCTGAAGAGGAAACAATTAATCATGCTATTTTCCAATGCCCACCGGCTCGGCAGACATGTGCTTTAGCTCAGGTTCCTGTAGGTCCTGGCTCTTTCCCGACAGAGTCTATTTATGCTAATGTAGACCATTTCTTAGGTTCTTCTAATCCGGGCTCTCAGGCATCTGTGTTCCTgtggcttatgtggtatatttggaaagcgcgAAATGCACGTGTTTTTGAGAATGTGTTGGAAAATCCACTGGATGTCATTTGGTTGGCGGAGGGGGAGGCGAATGTCTGGTTACAGGCTCAGGTGGAGGTGGAGGATGAGGATCAACCACACGCTCCCCTTGTCCCTTTTTCTAGACAAAGGGGGCTCACCCCTTTTTGTCCTTCCTCTTTTACAGGCTATCGGTGTtttgttgatggttcttggaaagcgacAAATGCTCTTGCAGGTGCAggttggttttgttcttccacTCAAGATTCGAGAACGGACATGGGAGCTACCAATTTCCGGAAAAGTTTGTCTCCACTccatgctgaagtagaagctcTCATTTGGGCTATGCGttgcatgattggacatgattACCGGGACGTGGTATTTTATACGGattgttctgatttggtgaagatggtgtcttctcctcatgAATGGCCGGCTTTCACTCCCTACCTCGACGACATCATGATAGATCAGGTGgagttctcttctttctctctatctctggtCTCACGTACTGCCAATGTCAAAGCGGATTCCCTGGCACGCCAAGCACGACTGTCACCGcagcatgttttgtttgtgaactcTTTTCCTCtaaattggctcgtttga